In one Sphingomonas sp. AP4-R1 genomic region, the following are encoded:
- the hisS gene encoding histidine--tRNA ligase, protein MAKIETPKAVRGTQSMLGEEAQRFTKVVETFERVRRLYGFGRVEVPVFEATAVFSRSLGETTDVVSKEMYTFEDRGGDSLTLRPEFTAGISRAFLTEGWQQYAPLKVATHGPLFRYERPQKGRFRQFHQLDAEVIGAAEPAADVELLAFADQLLHELGVADGVTLQLNTLGDSATRDAWRQALVAHFEGAKDALSEESVARLEKNPLRILDSKDPRDRPVADAAPEIDAYMSSEAGAFFEAVTKGLDAAGVTFQRNARLVRGLDYYRHTAFEFVTDRLGAQGTVLGGGRYDGLIETLGGPHTPAVGWAAGIERLAMLIEAPVQPLVLAVVPDKPELADAAVRVTQRLRAFGIAIDNAYKGNAKRQVELARKRGLRAAVIVRGEPEADGGTHVSYFDTDPSAQDEVRSAVIAAFRGAFPFAASGSNA, encoded by the coding sequence ATGGCGAAGATCGAGACACCCAAGGCCGTTCGCGGCACCCAGAGCATGTTGGGCGAAGAGGCGCAGCGCTTCACCAAAGTGGTGGAGACGTTCGAGCGCGTGCGCCGGCTGTATGGCTTCGGCCGGGTCGAAGTGCCCGTGTTCGAGGCGACCGCCGTCTTCTCGCGCAGCCTCGGCGAAACCACCGATGTCGTCTCCAAGGAGATGTACACGTTCGAGGATCGCGGCGGCGATTCGCTGACGCTGCGGCCGGAATTCACGGCGGGCATCTCGCGCGCCTTCCTCACCGAGGGCTGGCAGCAATATGCGCCGCTGAAGGTGGCCACACACGGCCCCCTGTTCCGCTACGAGCGCCCGCAAAAGGGGCGCTTCCGCCAGTTCCACCAGCTCGACGCCGAAGTGATCGGCGCGGCCGAGCCCGCCGCCGATGTCGAACTGCTCGCCTTCGCGGACCAGCTTCTGCACGAGCTGGGCGTGGCGGACGGCGTGACGCTGCAGCTCAACACCCTGGGCGATTCGGCGACGCGCGATGCGTGGCGCCAGGCTTTGGTCGCGCATTTCGAGGGCGCGAAGGATGCGCTGTCCGAAGAGAGCGTCGCCCGGCTGGAGAAGAATCCGCTGCGCATCCTCGACAGCAAGGATCCGCGCGACCGCCCCGTGGCGGACGCGGCGCCCGAGATCGACGCCTATATGTCGAGCGAGGCGGGCGCCTTCTTCGAGGCGGTGACGAAGGGGTTGGATGCGGCCGGCGTGACGTTCCAGCGCAATGCGCGGCTGGTGCGCGGGCTCGATTATTATCGCCACACCGCGTTCGAGTTCGTGACGGATCGGCTGGGCGCGCAGGGCACCGTGCTGGGCGGCGGCCGCTATGACGGGCTGATCGAGACGCTGGGTGGCCCGCACACGCCGGCCGTCGGCTGGGCGGCCGGGATCGAGCGGCTGGCGATGCTGATCGAGGCGCCGGTGCAGCCGCTCGTGCTGGCTGTCGTGCCTGATAAGCCAGAACTGGCTGACGCCGCCGTACGGGTGACGCAGCGGCTGCGCGCTTTTGGCATCGCTATCGACAATGCCTACAAGGGGAATGCCAAGCGGCAGGTCGAGCTTGCTAGAAAGCGAGGCCTTCGTGCCGCAGTGATTGTGCGTGGTGAGCCCGAAGCGGATGGCGGTACGCACGTTTCGTATTTCGATACCGACCCTTCAGCGCAGGACGAAGTTCGTTCTGCTGTTATTGCTGCCTTCCGCGGTGCATTTCCCTTCGCTGCGAGCGGGAGCAACGCATGA
- a CDS encoding flagellar biosynthetic protein FliO yields the protein MMLEYLARLLLLVPLVGGLAFLSLWLYRRFQPGLPFGQRERAIRVVDAMPMGPMSRLAVVEFAGKRYLLAVSRGRVDKIAEVEAPTFVVPDGE from the coding sequence ATGATGCTGGAATACCTGGCCCGGCTGTTGCTGCTGGTGCCTCTGGTCGGCGGTCTCGCCTTCCTTTCCTTGTGGCTTTACCGCCGTTTCCAGCCGGGCCTGCCCTTCGGCCAGCGCGAACGCGCGATCCGCGTGGTGGATGCGATGCCGATGGGGCCGATGAGCCGGCTGGCGGTCGTCGAATTCGCCGGCAAGCGCTATCTCCTCGCCGTGTCGCGCGGCCGCGTCGACAAGATCGCGGAAGTCGAGGCGCCCACCTTCGTGGTGCCGGATGGGGAATAG
- the prfA gene encoding peptide chain release factor 1 — protein MSSTPTIPLERIRQIEARRDELAAQMSRGDLAADQFVKLSKDYAELEPVAQAAGEVRRYRQELDALSYMIEDEEADPELKSMAGEELADLRDKLVAADRRLALALLPKDAADERSAILEIRAGTGGDEAALFAGDLFRMYQRYADDRGWRVELMSASAAEMGGYKEVVAAITGAGVFAKLKFESGVHRVQRVPVTESGGRIHTSAATVAVLPEAEEVDVQIADKDLRIDVYRSSGPGGQSVNTTDSAVRITHLPTGTVVIQQDEKSQHKNKEKAMKVLRARLYEAERERLANERSGARKSMVGSGDRSERIRTYNFPQGRVTDHRINLTLHRLPEILEGGGLEELVSALIAEDEAERLALLSE, from the coding sequence ATGAGCAGCACGCCGACCATCCCACTCGAACGCATCCGCCAGATCGAGGCGCGGCGCGACGAACTCGCGGCGCAGATGTCGCGCGGCGATCTCGCGGCCGATCAGTTCGTGAAGCTCTCCAAGGATTATGCCGAGCTGGAGCCGGTGGCGCAGGCCGCCGGCGAAGTGCGGCGCTATCGGCAGGAGCTGGATGCCCTCTCCTACATGATCGAGGATGAGGAAGCCGATCCCGAGCTGAAATCGATGGCGGGCGAGGAACTGGCCGATCTGCGCGACAAGCTCGTCGCCGCCGACCGCAGGCTGGCGCTGGCGCTGCTGCCCAAGGATGCGGCCGACGAGCGTTCCGCCATCCTCGAAATCCGCGCCGGCACGGGCGGGGACGAGGCGGCTTTGTTCGCGGGCGACCTGTTCCGCATGTATCAGCGTTATGCCGACGATCGCGGCTGGCGGGTGGAACTGATGTCCGCCTCCGCCGCCGAAATGGGCGGCTACAAGGAAGTGGTCGCCGCGATCACGGGTGCGGGCGTGTTCGCCAAGCTGAAGTTCGAAAGCGGCGTGCACCGCGTGCAGCGCGTACCCGTCACCGAAAGCGGCGGGCGCATCCACACCTCCGCCGCCACTGTCGCCGTGCTGCCGGAGGCCGAGGAGGTCGATGTGCAGATCGCCGACAAGGATCTGCGGATCGACGTCTATCGCTCGTCCGGTCCCGGTGGCCAGTCGGTCAACACCACCGACAGCGCGGTGCGGATCACCCATCTGCCCACCGGCACGGTCGTGATCCAGCAGGACGAGAAATCGCAGCACAAGAACAAGGAAAAGGCGATGAAGGTGCTGCGCGCCCGCCTGTATGAGGCGGAGCGCGAGCGGCTGGCGAACGAGCGATCGGGGGCCCGCAAATCCATGGTGGGTTCAGGCGATCGCAGCGAACGTATCCGCACCTACAATTTCCCGCAGGGCCGCGTGACCGATCATCGCATCAACCTGACGCTGCATCGCCTGCCCGAAATCCTCGAGGGCGGCGGGCTGGAGGAACTCGTCTCCGCGCTGATCGCGGAGGACGAGGCCGAGCGGCTGGCTTTGCTGTCGGAATGA
- the fliN gene encoding flagellar motor switch protein FliN, whose protein sequence is MSDMMEAPMLSSDTNLAGRNYRLLADIPLRLSVEVGSTSLKLAELMDLAEGSVVELDRAANELLDILVNGTLVARGEVVTVGGKFGIRVVDVVAAEARLGGLERRK, encoded by the coding sequence ATGAGCGACATGATGGAAGCCCCGATGCTGAGCAGCGACACCAATCTCGCGGGCCGCAACTATCGGCTGCTGGCCGATATTCCGCTGCGCCTGTCGGTGGAGGTCGGTTCGACCAGCCTGAAGCTGGCCGAGCTGATGGATCTGGCCGAGGGCTCCGTGGTGGAGCTGGACCGCGCCGCCAACGAGCTGCTCGACATCCTCGTCAACGGCACGCTCGTCGCGCGCGGCGAGGTGGTGACTGTGGGTGGCAAGTTCGGCATAAGGGTCGTCGATGTCGTGGCCGCCGAGGCGCGACTGGGAGGACTCGAACGCCGGAAATGA
- a CDS encoding DUF4167 domain-containing protein, with translation MNNRQNGRRRGRGGQQTRNGQPGSQDRGNRIDNRARGNAAQLLEKYKSLARDAQMAGDRVNTEYYLQFADHYFRVLAESRSRFEEQRPQPARRDDFRDEFGQDGDDEQDGQNGFDPRGESQGNWNEGEDEQPRQESRREERQERPRREDRQERPRRFERQERAEQAPQAEGADQSAAATEDAAPRAERRPRRERTSGAAAGEGRGARTPRAEAAEEVAERIEADRLPLGFSTIPAEPAVAEQGETGEVEAPRPRRTRAPRKPKAETATVDA, from the coding sequence ATGAATAATCGTCAGAACGGTCGCCGGCGCGGCCGTGGCGGTCAGCAGACGCGCAATGGTCAGCCGGGTAGCCAGGATCGCGGCAATCGCATCGACAATCGCGCGCGCGGCAACGCCGCCCAGCTTCTGGAGAAGTATAAGAGCCTTGCGCGGGACGCGCAGATGGCGGGCGACCGCGTGAACACCGAATATTATCTCCAGTTCGCGGATCATTATTTCCGCGTTCTGGCCGAGAGCCGCAGCCGCTTCGAGGAGCAGCGCCCGCAGCCGGCGCGCCGCGACGATTTCCGCGACGAATTCGGCCAGGATGGCGACGACGAGCAGGACGGCCAGAACGGCTTCGATCCGCGCGGCGAGAGCCAGGGCAATTGGAACGAAGGCGAGGACGAGCAGCCCCGCCAGGAAAGCCGCCGCGAGGAGCGCCAGGAGCGCCCGCGCCGCGAAGACCGGCAGGAGCGCCCCCGTCGCTTCGAGCGTCAGGAGCGCGCCGAGCAGGCGCCGCAGGCCGAGGGCGCGGACCAGTCCGCCGCCGCGACCGAAGACGCCGCGCCCCGCGCCGAGCGTCGCCCGCGTCGCGAGCGCACCAGCGGTGCCGCTGCCGGGGAGGGCCGTGGCGCCCGCACCCCGCGCGCCGAAGCGGCCGAGGAGGTTGCGGAGCGGATCGAGGCGGATCGCCTGCCGCTGGGCTTCTCGACCATTCCGGCCGAGCCCGCCGTCGCGGAGCAGGGTGAGACCGGCGAGGTCGAGGCACCCCGCCCGCGCCGCACCCGCGCGCCGCGCAAGCCCAAGGCCGAGACGGCGACCGTCGACGCCTGA
- the fliR gene encoding flagellar biosynthetic protein FliR, translated as MFPAGFEHVEDQLWLWLVAMIRPGAAFFAAPIFGMAAVPVQLRLIVSLAVGMAGLSAVPFQLPPDGVTSVAGIVLVLGEVMAGIALGFAVQIGFSSALLAGETIGNTMGLGFAQMIDPHSGSSSPALGQFLSIIATFLFLSIGGHLSLATIIVDSYRALPVGAAMPASSSIRGLVMFGGDLFAAGLAIALPVGFALILVQIVMGMLSRSAPAMNLFAVGLPATLLAGLVLMAIASPSMGDGIVASINAGLDEARRIAAGK; from the coding sequence ATGTTCCCCGCAGGCTTCGAACATGTCGAGGATCAGCTCTGGCTGTGGCTGGTGGCGATGATCCGGCCGGGCGCGGCCTTCTTCGCGGCGCCGATCTTCGGCATGGCGGCCGTGCCGGTGCAGTTGCGCCTGATCGTCAGCCTCGCGGTGGGCATGGCGGGGCTCTCCGCCGTGCCGTTCCAGTTGCCGCCGGACGGCGTCACCTCCGTGGCCGGCATCGTGCTGGTGCTGGGCGAGGTGATGGCCGGGATTGCGCTGGGCTTCGCCGTCCAGATCGGCTTCTCTTCGGCGCTGCTGGCGGGCGAGACGATCGGCAACACGATGGGCCTCGGCTTCGCGCAGATGATCGATCCGCACTCGGGATCGTCCAGCCCGGCGCTCGGCCAGTTCCTCTCGATCATCGCCACCTTCCTGTTCCTCTCGATCGGCGGGCATCTGAGCCTCGCCACGATCATCGTCGACAGCTATCGCGCGCTGCCCGTGGGCGCGGCGATGCCCGCTTCGTCCAGCATCCGGGGCCTCGTGATGTTCGGGGGCGATCTGTTCGCGGCGGGGCTCGCCATCGCGCTGCCGGTGGGATTCGCGCTGATCCTCGTGCAGATCGTGATGGGGATGCTCTCCCGATCGGCGCCGGCGATGAACCTGTTCGCGGTCGGCCTGCCCGCCACATTGCTCGCGGGCCTCGTCCTGATGGCGATCGCCTCTCCCAGCATGGGCGACGGCATCGTCGCGTCGATCAATGCGGGTCTGGACGAAGCGCGGCGGATCGCGGCGGGGAAATAG
- the prmC gene encoding peptide chain release factor N(5)-glutamine methyltransferase: MSPTARLDAEMLMAHALGVGREALLLGDRRGPPPEGFAALVDRRLAQEPVAYITGERDFWTITLGVTPDVLIPRPDSETLIEAALDHFAGRDAPKHILDLGTGSGALLLAALSEWPEAEGVGVDISPAALAVARGNAESLGLGARASFVEGGWRGDPQADLILCNPPYIGTDEVLPVGVTDYEPAGALWAGADGLDAYRAIAPLLDFAPGGVAVIEIGMGQGESAAALFRDCGFIVAVRCDLEGRNRCLVVTR; the protein is encoded by the coding sequence ATGAGCCCGACCGCGCGGCTGGATGCCGAGATGCTGATGGCGCACGCGCTGGGCGTCGGGCGCGAAGCCCTGCTGCTGGGCGATCGGCGCGGGCCCCCGCCCGAAGGCTTCGCCGCGCTGGTCGACCGCAGGCTCGCGCAGGAGCCCGTCGCCTACATCACCGGCGAGCGCGATTTCTGGACGATCACGCTCGGCGTGACACCCGATGTCCTGATTCCCCGGCCGGACAGCGAGACATTGATCGAGGCGGCGCTGGATCACTTCGCGGGCCGTGATGCGCCGAAGCATATCCTCGATCTCGGCACCGGATCGGGCGCGCTGTTGCTGGCGGCCCTGTCCGAATGGCCGGAGGCGGAGGGCGTGGGCGTCGACATCTCGCCCGCCGCGCTGGCGGTGGCGCGGGGCAATGCCGAGTCTCTGGGGCTCGGCGCGCGCGCGTCCTTCGTCGAGGGCGGCTGGCGCGGGGATCCTCAGGCGGATCTGATCCTGTGCAATCCGCCCTATATCGGCACGGACGAAGTGCTTCCCGTGGGCGTCACCGATTATGAACCGGCGGGCGCGCTCTGGGCCGGAGCGGACGGGTTGGACGCGTATCGCGCGATCGCGCCGCTGCTGGATTTCGCGCCCGGCGGCGTCGCCGTGATCGAAATCGGCATGGGGCAGGGCGAATCGGCAGCGGCTCTTTTTCGGGATTGTGGCTTCATCGTTGCGGTGCGGTGTGATCTGGAGGGGCGAAATCGCTGTCTGGTGGTCACGCGCTGA
- a CDS encoding flagellar motor protein MotB translates to MPAPAKRGKNEPEPRPIIVKKIIAEGHGGHHGGAWKVAYADFVTAMMAFFLLMWILGATTEKQRKGIADYFAPTMITLKQKSAGANGFMGGDSITSVDHYPHRAGQTGSKSLTVPKSAIGGPSEAERVKEKRRFGVLVKMLMEKIQKDPALKKFAQNIRFTDTREGLRIDLVDKSDFSMFAVGTTMLNPDARALMAQVAELVMAAPNPVIVRGHTDALPYARDRTVNNWTLSSGRADATRQALALAGVPQGRFYRIEGVADREPYIPGDRYDPRNRRMSITLAYMDGGNPDKPEGGEDNATGADVPMTAGAPKPEAVPAH, encoded by the coding sequence ATGCCGGCACCAGCGAAAAGGGGGAAGAACGAACCCGAACCCCGGCCGATCATCGTCAAGAAGATCATCGCGGAAGGGCATGGCGGCCATCATGGCGGCGCCTGGAAGGTGGCCTATGCCGATTTCGTGACGGCGATGATGGCCTTCTTCCTGCTGATGTGGATCCTCGGCGCCACCACCGAGAAGCAGCGCAAGGGCATCGCCGATTATTTCGCGCCGACGATGATCACGCTCAAGCAGAAGAGCGCGGGTGCCAACGGCTTCATGGGCGGCGATTCGATCACGTCGGTGGACCATTATCCGCACCGTGCAGGGCAGACCGGCAGCAAGAGCCTGACCGTGCCCAAGAGCGCGATCGGCGGCCCCTCCGAGGCGGAGCGCGTCAAGGAGAAGCGCCGCTTCGGCGTTCTCGTGAAGATGCTGATGGAGAAGATCCAGAAGGATCCGGCGCTGAAGAAATTCGCGCAGAACATCCGCTTCACCGATACGCGCGAAGGGCTGCGGATCGATCTGGTCGACAAGTCCGATTTCTCGATGTTCGCGGTGGGCACCACGATGCTCAATCCGGATGCGCGCGCCCTGATGGCGCAGGTGGCGGAGCTGGTGATGGCGGCGCCCAACCCGGTGATCGTGCGCGGCCATACCGATGCCTTGCCGTATGCGCGGGATCGCACGGTGAACAACTGGACCTTGTCCAGCGGCCGCGCCGATGCGACGCGCCAGGCGCTCGCTCTGGCGGGCGTGCCGCAGGGCCGCTTCTACCGGATCGAGGGCGTCGCCGATCGCGAGCCCTATATTCCGGGCGACCGCTACGATCCGCGCAACCGCCGCATGTCGATCACGCTGGCCTATATGGACGGCGGCAATCCGGACAAGCCCGAGGGCGGCGAGGACAATGCGACCGGCGCGGACGTGCCGATGACGGCGGGCGCGCCGAAGCCCGAGGCGGTGCCGGCGCATTGA
- the motA gene encoding flagellar motor stator protein MotA, with amino-acid sequence MFAGIGLVVLLAMVFGGFAFTGGSLGPVMEAIPHEMIIIGGAAIGAIVAGNSMKELKQFGGGFAKVFKGPKYKKQDYLDTIFLVSKLMKMLRTDGPVALEPHIEDPKSSAVFGEYPKLLKDSTLIHMITDTLRLVVISSGTLDPMAVEDVMDNALKTHHHDDIRPADMLQNLADALPALGIVAAVLGVVKTMGSIDKPPAILGAMIGSALVGTFMGILLAYGVVGPFANRCKQVIEGDAAIYGVVKQIIIASLHGHPLPLVIEAARSGITHANQPAFADVFDGMRGR; translated from the coding sequence ATGTTCGCAGGAATCGGCCTGGTCGTCCTCCTCGCCATGGTGTTCGGCGGTTTCGCTTTCACCGGCGGCTCCCTGGGCCCCGTGATGGAAGCGATCCCGCACGAGATGATCATCATCGGCGGCGCCGCGATCGGCGCCATCGTCGCGGGCAATTCCATGAAGGAACTGAAGCAGTTCGGCGGCGGCTTCGCGAAGGTCTTCAAAGGCCCGAAATACAAGAAGCAGGATTATCTCGACACGATCTTCCTTGTGTCGAAGCTGATGAAGATGCTGCGCACGGACGGCCCGGTCGCACTGGAGCCCCACATCGAGGATCCGAAGTCCTCGGCGGTGTTCGGCGAATATCCGAAGCTGCTGAAGGACAGCACGCTGATCCACATGATCACGGATACGCTGCGCCTGGTCGTCATCTCGTCCGGCACGCTGGATCCGATGGCGGTCGAGGACGTGATGGACAATGCGCTGAAGACGCACCACCACGACGACATCCGCCCGGCGGACATGCTGCAGAATCTGGCCGACGCGCTGCCGGCGCTGGGCATCGTCGCCGCCGTGCTCGGCGTGGTGAAGACGATGGGCTCGATCGACAAGCCGCCCGCCATCCTGGGCGCGATGATCGGCTCGGCGCTCGTCGGCACCTTCATGGGCATTCTGCTCGCTTATGGTGTCGTCGGTCCCTTCGCGAACCGCTGCAAGCAGGTGATCGAGGGGGATGCCGCCATCTACGGCGTGGTCAAGCAGATCATCATCGCCTCGCTCCATGGCCACCCGCTGCCGCTGGTGATCGAGGCGGCGCGCTCCGGCATCACCCATGCGAACCAGCCGGCCTTCGCCGACGTGTTCGACGGCATGCGCGGACGGTAA
- the ppa gene encoding inorganic diphosphatase codes for MNIDLIPTGANPPHELNVVIEVPTGGEPIKYEFDKKSGALFVDRILHTPMRYPANYGFVPHTLSPDGDPLDALVISRSPFIPGCVVRARPIAVLKLEDEAGGDEKLVCVPTDSTFPYYHDVEEKGDLPEIVMQQIEHFFTHYKDLEKKKWVRIGAWGDTAEAKQIILEAIELAAKKKAETGTDAGAKQL; via the coding sequence ATGAACATCGATCTCATCCCCACCGGGGCCAATCCGCCACACGAACTCAACGTCGTGATCGAAGTGCCCACCGGGGGCGAGCCGATCAAGTATGAGTTCGACAAGAAATCCGGCGCCCTGTTCGTCGATCGCATCCTGCACACGCCGATGCGCTATCCGGCGAATTACGGCTTCGTGCCCCACACGCTGTCGCCCGATGGCGATCCGCTGGACGCGCTCGTCATCTCGCGCTCGCCCTTCATTCCGGGCTGCGTCGTCCGCGCGCGCCCGATCGCGGTGCTGAAGCTGGAAGACGAGGCCGGCGGCGACGAGAAGCTCGTCTGCGTGCCCACCGATTCCACCTTCCCTTATTATCACGACGTCGAGGAAAAGGGCGATCTGCCCGAGATCGTGATGCAGCAGATCGAGCACTTCTTCACCCATTACAAGGACTTGGAGAAGAAGAAGTGGGTCCGCATCGGCGCCTGGGGTGATACGGCCGAAGCCAAGCAGATCATTCTCGAGGCGATCGAGCTCGCCGCGAAGAAGAAGGCCGAGACCGGCACCGACGCCGGCGCCAAGCAGCTTTGA
- a CDS encoding amidase, with protein MLRRAQHERKWGLSAAVAALLLSGPVSSAAPPPGPAERATGEALAGITRDNSQTNAVLATNPDAIMQARALDRMRRARGPLFGRPILIKDNIETADQPTTAGSLALADNATGRDAPIVRGLRAAGAVILGKTNLSEWANIRSTASISGWSAVGGQTRNPHDPARSPGGSSAGSGAAVAAGLVDLAIGTETDGSITGPAAFNGVVGLKPTVGLVSRAHIVPISHSQDTAGPMTRTVRDAALVLSAIAGNDPADPATAQADAHRSDYAATLDPNALQGVRIGVMRFDTGFSAGTDAVFEKALAALRAHGAILVEIPKSDFDPTIGADEHIVLMTELKADLATYLASAAPAVSARTLADLIAFNTAHADREMPLFGQESFVEAEKTKGLDDPAYIAARDRAKRHAGPEGIDRLLRENDVAVLIGPTRNPPR; from the coding sequence GTGCTTCGACGGGCTCAGCACGAACGGAAATGGGGGCTCTCGGCGGCGGTCGCCGCGCTCCTGTTGTCCGGTCCGGTTTCTTCGGCCGCTCCTCCTCCCGGCCCGGCCGAACGCGCAACCGGAGAGGCTCTCGCCGGCATCACGCGCGATAACTCCCAAACCAACGCCGTCCTGGCGACGAACCCTGACGCGATCATGCAGGCCCGTGCGCTCGATCGCATGCGGCGCGCCCGCGGACCGCTGTTCGGCCGCCCGATCCTGATCAAGGACAATATCGAGACCGCCGACCAGCCGACCACGGCGGGCAGCCTCGCTCTGGCCGACAACGCCACCGGCCGCGACGCGCCGATCGTGCGGGGCCTGCGCGCTGCGGGCGCCGTGATCCTCGGCAAGACCAATCTCAGCGAATGGGCGAATATCCGTTCGACCGCGTCCATCTCCGGCTGGAGCGCGGTGGGCGGGCAGACGCGCAATCCGCACGATCCCGCGCGCAGTCCCGGCGGCTCATCCGCCGGAAGCGGCGCGGCCGTCGCGGCGGGGCTCGTCGATCTGGCGATCGGCACCGAGACGGACGGATCGATCACCGGCCCGGCCGCCTTCAACGGCGTGGTCGGCTTGAAGCCCACGGTCGGCCTCGTCAGCCGCGCCCATATCGTGCCGATCAGCCATTCGCAGGACACGGCCGGACCGATGACGCGCACGGTGCGCGATGCGGCGCTGGTGCTGTCTGCCATCGCCGGCAACGACCCCGCCGATCCCGCCACCGCACAGGCCGATGCGCACCGCAGCGATTATGCCGCCACGCTCGATCCGAACGCGCTGCAAGGCGTCCGCATCGGCGTGATGCGCTTCGACACAGGCTTCTCGGCGGGCACCGATGCGGTGTTCGAAAAGGCCCTGGCGGCGCTGCGCGCGCACGGCGCGATCCTTGTCGAGATCCCCAAGAGCGACTTCGATCCCACGATCGGCGCGGACGAGCATATCGTGCTGATGACCGAGCTGAAGGCCGATCTCGCCACCTATCTCGCCAGCGCCGCGCCCGCCGTCTCCGCCCGCACGCTGGCGGACCTGATCGCGTTCAACACCGCGCATGCGGACAGGGAAATGCCGCTGTTCGGACAGGAAAGCTTCGTCGAAGCCGAGAAGACCAAGGGGCTCGACGATCCCGCCTACATCGCCGCGCGCGATCGGGCGAAGCGGCATGCCGGGCCCGAGGGAATCGACCGGCTGCTGCGCGAAAACGACGTTGCCGTGCTGATCGGCCCCACGCGCAACCCGCCCCGCTGA
- a CDS encoding transglycosylase SLT domain-containing protein, producing MSISRLPSSIESARDDVRSAIGAAAQRTGVDFSYLLAQAKSESGLNPTAKAGNSSATGLYQFLDQSWLAVVKRHGTEHGFGWAADAITPKAGGGFTVAPQYRQAVMNLREQAGPAALMAASYASDNAQSLNRSIGRDATSTDLYMCHFLGLGGATRFLQACNSAPNASAASLFPREAQANRSIFYDRSGGARSLSEVYSLMGQKLANNGADTVGGAAAAGGASSFGVEAGDLVSAPPTTGTNGFRLAVDDTIATDPSTSGDIAQTLAALEQGRMNVLRPTPAQAKLAYLMLSMPLT from the coding sequence GTGTCGATCAGCCGTCTGCCCTCCAGTATCGAAAGCGCGCGCGATGACGTGCGTTCCGCGATCGGCGCAGCGGCGCAGCGCACGGGCGTCGATTTCTCGTACCTGCTCGCACAGGCTAAGAGCGAGAGCGGGCTGAACCCCACCGCCAAGGCGGGCAACAGCAGCGCCACCGGCCTCTATCAGTTTCTCGACCAGAGCTGGCTCGCAGTGGTGAAGCGCCACGGCACGGAGCATGGCTTCGGCTGGGCGGCGGATGCGATCACCCCGAAAGCCGGCGGCGGCTTCACCGTCGCCCCGCAATATCGTCAGGCCGTGATGAATTTGCGCGAGCAGGCGGGCCCGGCGGCGCTGATGGCCGCCTCCTATGCCAGCGACAATGCGCAGAGCCTGAACCGCTCGATCGGCCGCGATGCCACGTCGACCGATCTCTACATGTGCCATTTTCTGGGCCTCGGCGGCGCGACGCGCTTCCTGCAGGCCTGCAACTCCGCGCCCAATGCGAGCGCGGCATCGCTCTTCCCGCGCGAGGCGCAGGCGAATCGCTCGATCTTCTACGATCGTTCGGGCGGGGCGCGCAGCCTCTCCGAAGTCTATTCGCTGATGGGACAGAAGCTCGCCAACAATGGCGCCGACACGGTCGGCGGCGCGGCGGCGGCCGGCGGCGCATCGTCCTTCGGCGTGGAAGCGGGCGATCTCGTCAGCGCGCCGCCGACGACCGGCACCAACGGCTTCCGCCTCGCGGTGGACGACACGATCGCGACCGATCCCTCCACCTCCGGCGATATCGCCCAGACGCTCGCCGCGCTGGAACAGGGCCGGATGAACGTGCTGCGCCCGACGCCGGCGCAGGCGAAGCTCGCCTATCTGATGCTTTCGATGCCGCTCACCTGA
- a CDS encoding flagellar biosynthetic protein FliQ has protein sequence MESASPDYFIGVAQQALWILALAASPILIPALAAGLILGMIQAATSINEQTLSFVPKLIVVGVCLTLFGGAILYLIADFTRDIFARIPDLVR, from the coding sequence ATGGAATCCGCATCGCCCGATTATTTCATCGGCGTGGCCCAGCAGGCCCTGTGGATCCTTGCGCTCGCGGCCTCGCCGATCCTGATCCCGGCGTTGGCGGCGGGGCTGATTCTCGGCATGATCCAGGCCGCCACCTCGATCAACGAGCAGACCCTGTCCTTCGTCCCCAAGCTGATCGTGGTGGGCGTGTGCCTCACGCTGTTCGGGGGGGCGATCCTCTATCTGATCGCGGACTTCACCCGCGACATCTTCGCCCGCATCCCCGATCTGGTGCGATGA